A section of the Bifidobacterium sp. ESL0745 genome encodes:
- a CDS encoding phasin family protein, with amino-acid sequence MADYKLGDGLRTVFLAGIGALATTAEKGQEIVDGLVKKGELTVEQGKALNTELKHKAHEVKDDMKEQNAKAEAEDVKPAEEASADKSEESGE; translated from the coding sequence ATGGCTGATTACAAACTGGGCGACGGACTGCGCACCGTGTTTCTGGCCGGCATCGGGGCATTGGCGACAACTGCCGAAAAGGGACAGGAAATCGTCGATGGACTGGTGAAGAAAGGTGAACTGACGGTTGAGCAGGGCAAGGCCCTGAATACCGAGCTCAAGCACAAGGCCCATGAAGTCAAAGATGATATGAAGGAGCAGAACGCCAAGGCTGAGGCCGAAGACGTGAAGCCTGCCGAGGAAGCTTCTGCCGACAAGAGCGAGGAAAGCGGCGAGTAA
- the murA gene encoding UDP-N-acetylglucosamine 1-carboxyvinyltransferase, with translation MADTTQDVLHVEGGKPLNGTIKVRGAKNFVSKAMVAALLAPGVSVLKNVPEIRDVHVVSDLLRLHGATVDWDDAKGTLRIDATNVRLADVADVDTLSGSSRIPILFSGPLLHRLGEAFIPQLGGCNIGGRPIDFHLETLRKLGANVDKEHEDGIHITAPNGLHGAKIHLPYPSVGATEQTLLAAVQAEGKTELSGAATEPEIMDLVAVLQKMGAIISVDVDRTFRIEGVKSLKGFTHTALTDRIEAASWASAALATHGDIFVKGATQPEMMTFLNVYRKIGGEFDVTDEGIRFWHPGGDLKPVAIETDVHPGFMTDWQQPLVVALTQANGLSIVHETVYENRFGFTKPLIKMGATIQLYRECLGSLPCRFQQRNYKHSAVIFGPTPLEGRDIDVPDLRGGFSHLIAALAASGPSNVQGISLIDRGYADFRGKLAALGADFD, from the coding sequence TTGGCAGATACTACACAAGACGTCCTGCACGTCGAAGGCGGCAAACCGCTCAACGGTACCATCAAGGTGCGTGGTGCCAAGAATTTCGTAAGCAAGGCCATGGTGGCGGCCCTGCTTGCGCCCGGTGTTTCCGTGCTCAAAAACGTTCCCGAGATCCGTGACGTCCACGTCGTCTCCGACCTGCTGCGCCTGCACGGTGCAACCGTCGATTGGGACGATGCCAAGGGCACGCTGAGGATCGACGCAACCAATGTCCGGCTTGCCGACGTAGCCGATGTGGACACGCTTTCCGGTTCCTCCCGCATCCCGATCCTGTTCTCCGGTCCGTTGCTGCACCGTTTGGGCGAGGCGTTCATCCCGCAGCTCGGCGGATGCAACATCGGCGGCCGTCCGATCGATTTCCACTTGGAGACCCTGCGCAAGCTTGGCGCCAACGTCGACAAGGAGCACGAGGACGGCATTCACATCACCGCGCCCAACGGCTTGCATGGCGCGAAAATCCATCTTCCGTATCCGTCCGTGGGCGCCACCGAACAGACGCTTCTGGCCGCGGTCCAGGCCGAGGGCAAGACGGAGCTTTCCGGCGCCGCCACCGAGCCTGAGATCATGGATTTGGTCGCCGTCCTGCAAAAGATGGGTGCGATCATTTCCGTCGACGTCGACCGCACTTTCCGCATCGAAGGCGTCAAGTCGCTTAAAGGCTTCACCCACACCGCGCTTACCGACCGCATCGAGGCCGCTTCGTGGGCCTCGGCGGCACTCGCAACCCACGGCGACATCTTCGTCAAGGGTGCCACGCAGCCTGAGATGATGACGTTCCTCAATGTCTACCGCAAGATCGGCGGCGAGTTCGACGTCACCGACGAGGGCATCCGTTTCTGGCATCCGGGCGGGGATTTGAAGCCCGTGGCCATCGAAACCGACGTGCACCCCGGCTTCATGACCGACTGGCAGCAGCCGCTTGTCGTCGCGCTGACCCAGGCCAACGGCCTGTCGATTGTGCACGAGACCGTCTACGAGAACCGTTTCGGCTTCACCAAGCCGCTGATCAAGATGGGTGCGACCATCCAGCTCTACCGCGAATGCCTCGGCAGCCTGCCGTGCCGTTTCCAACAGCGCAACTACAAGCATTCCGCCGTCATTTTCGGACCTACGCCGCTCGAAGGCCGCGACATCGACGTGCCGGATCTGCGTGGCGGATTCAGTCACCTCATCGCGGCACTCGCGGCTTCCGGCCCGTCGAATGTACAGGGCATCAGCCTGATTGATCGTGGTTACGCCGACTTCCGTGGCAAACTTGCCGCCCTCGGCGCCGATTTCGACTGA
- the dnaB gene encoding replicative DNA helicase, translating into MADGNSWDSSRSGGDFNSRKGDFGLGKFSEDTSANNASLFDRIPPHDDDAEMAVLGGMLMSKDAIGEVSQMIEVSDFYQPKHQTIYEAIITLFSASEPVDAVLVANALLKDGNLEKVGGVDYLHSLVASVPTAANATYYAEIVHQRAILRNVIAAGTKITQLGYSAEGSQAEDVVNLAQSEVYEMSVGKVRQDYQTIGTVVHDTLDQLDALQNGSIEKGVPTGFKAIDDETQGLQPGQMIVVAGRPAMGKSTLGVDFARSAALHNNLTTVIFSLEMSKTELAQRIISAETGIPLVALRRADNDSLTPERWNTLNDFWTAMKKAPLFLDDSPNMSLMEIRAKCRRLKQTNDLKLIIIDYLQLMSSGKQEESRQQEVSGFSRALKLLAKELEVPVVALSQLNRGPEMRNDKKPQLADLRESGSIEQDADVVFLVHRPDFYNEEDRPGEADIILAKHRNGKTGTFPLAFRGDVSRFQDMPQDYNQGV; encoded by the coding sequence ATGGCAGACGGAAATTCATGGGACTCTTCGCGCTCTGGCGGCGATTTCAATTCACGCAAGGGCGATTTTGGCTTAGGCAAGTTCAGTGAGGATACTTCGGCGAACAACGCGTCGTTGTTCGATCGCATCCCACCACATGACGATGACGCGGAAATGGCCGTTTTGGGCGGCATGTTGATGAGCAAGGACGCCATCGGCGAGGTTTCGCAGATGATTGAAGTGTCTGATTTCTATCAGCCCAAGCACCAGACCATCTACGAGGCGATCATTACGCTGTTCTCCGCTTCGGAGCCGGTCGACGCGGTGCTCGTGGCCAACGCGCTGCTCAAAGACGGCAATCTTGAAAAAGTGGGTGGCGTCGATTACCTGCACAGTCTCGTAGCCTCGGTTCCGACGGCCGCCAACGCCACGTATTATGCCGAAATCGTCCACCAGCGGGCCATCCTGCGCAACGTCATCGCGGCCGGCACGAAAATCACCCAGCTCGGCTATTCCGCCGAGGGTTCGCAGGCCGAAGACGTGGTCAATCTGGCCCAGTCCGAAGTCTACGAGATGAGTGTGGGCAAGGTGCGTCAGGACTATCAGACCATCGGCACGGTGGTCCACGATACGCTCGATCAGCTCGACGCTCTGCAGAATGGATCCATCGAAAAAGGCGTGCCAACGGGGTTCAAGGCCATCGACGATGAAACCCAGGGTTTGCAGCCGGGTCAGATGATCGTGGTCGCCGGACGCCCTGCGATGGGCAAGTCGACGTTGGGCGTGGATTTTGCGCGTTCGGCGGCGCTGCACAATAATCTGACCACCGTCATCTTCTCGCTGGAGATGAGCAAAACCGAACTGGCCCAGCGCATTATCTCCGCCGAAACCGGCATCCCGCTGGTCGCCTTGCGCCGTGCGGACAACGACAGCCTGACACCGGAGCGCTGGAACACGCTGAATGACTTCTGGACGGCGATGAAGAAAGCGCCCTTGTTTTTGGACGACAGCCCGAACATGAGCCTGATGGAAATCCGTGCGAAGTGCCGTCGCCTGAAGCAGACCAACGATCTGAAGCTCATCATCATCGATTACCTGCAGCTGATGAGCTCGGGCAAACAGGAGGAGAGCCGTCAGCAGGAGGTCTCCGGTTTCTCACGTGCATTGAAGCTTCTGGCCAAGGAACTTGAAGTGCCGGTGGTCGCGCTTTCCCAGCTCAACCGCGGCCCCGAGATGCGCAACGACAAGAAGCCGCAGCTCGCCGATCTGCGCGAATCCGGCTCCATCGAGCAGGACGCCGATGTGGTCTTCCTTGTCCACCGCCCTGACTTCTACAACGAGGAGGACCGTCCCGGCGAGGCCGATATCATTCTGGCGAAACACCGCAACGGCAAAACCGGCACGTTCCCGCTCGCTTTCCGCGGCGACGTTTCGCGTTTCCAGGATATGCCGCAGGATTACAACCAGGGGGTCTGA
- the leuC gene encoding 3-isopropylmalate dehydratase large subunit, whose product MASTLAEKVWADHLVYQGKDGAPDLIYIDLMLMHEVTSPQAFEGLRLAGRKPRHTDLLIATEDHNTPTVDIDKPNPDKTSAKQLSTLEKNCKEFGVLLHPLGDADQGIVHAFAPNLGLTQPGMTIVCGDSHTSTHGAFGALAFGIGTSEVEHVMATQTLSLKPFKTMAVNVEGELPEGVTAKDIILAIIAKIGIGGGQGHVIEYRGSAIRSLSMDARMTICNMSIEGGARAGMIAPDETTFEYLKGRPYAPTGEMWDKAVAYWKTLKTDDDAKFDKEVTINAADLAPYVTWGTNPGQGAPITADVPDPADIADAEQRQATQSALEYMGLKPGTPIKSIPVDTVFIGSCTNGRIEDLRAAASVMKGHHKADSIHRVLVVPASSRARLQAEDEGLDKIFKDFGAEWRNAGCSMCLGMNPDKLVPGERSVSTSNRNFEGRQGKGGRTHLASPLVAAATAIRGTISSPADL is encoded by the coding sequence ATGGCAAGCACATTGGCTGAAAAAGTCTGGGCCGATCACCTGGTGTACCAGGGCAAAGACGGTGCCCCGGACCTGATCTATATCGACCTCATGCTCATGCACGAGGTCACCAGTCCGCAGGCGTTCGAGGGCCTGCGACTGGCCGGGCGCAAGCCGCGCCACACCGACCTGCTGATCGCTACGGAAGACCACAACACGCCCACGGTCGACATCGACAAACCCAATCCGGACAAGACTTCCGCCAAGCAGTTGAGCACGTTGGAGAAGAACTGCAAGGAATTCGGCGTGCTGCTGCATCCACTTGGTGATGCCGACCAGGGCATCGTCCACGCTTTCGCGCCGAACCTCGGTCTGACGCAGCCGGGCATGACCATCGTCTGCGGCGATTCGCACACCTCCACGCACGGTGCGTTCGGGGCGCTCGCGTTCGGCATCGGCACGAGCGAGGTCGAGCATGTTATGGCCACGCAGACCTTGTCGCTTAAGCCGTTCAAGACCATGGCCGTCAACGTCGAAGGCGAGTTGCCCGAAGGCGTGACTGCCAAGGACATCATTCTGGCCATCATCGCCAAGATCGGCATCGGCGGCGGACAGGGCCACGTCATCGAATACCGCGGTTCCGCGATTCGTTCGCTTTCCATGGACGCGCGCATGACCATCTGCAACATGTCCATCGAGGGAGGCGCCCGCGCGGGCATGATCGCCCCCGACGAGACCACCTTCGAGTACTTGAAGGGCCGCCCGTATGCGCCGACCGGCGAGATGTGGGACAAGGCCGTGGCTTATTGGAAGACGCTCAAAACCGACGACGACGCGAAATTCGATAAGGAAGTCACGATTAATGCCGCCGACCTTGCGCCTTACGTGACTTGGGGCACCAACCCCGGCCAGGGCGCGCCGATTACCGCCGACGTGCCGGACCCTGCGGATATCGCCGACGCCGAGCAGCGCCAGGCCACGCAGTCCGCGCTGGAATACATGGGTCTGAAGCCCGGAACGCCGATCAAATCGATTCCGGTGGACACCGTTTTCATCGGATCCTGCACCAACGGTCGCATCGAGGATCTGCGTGCCGCCGCATCGGTGATGAAAGGCCATCACAAGGCCGATTCCATCCATCGCGTGCTGGTCGTGCCGGCCTCGTCCCGCGCCCGCTTGCAGGCCGAGGACGAAGGGCTTGACAAGATCTTCAAGGACTTCGGTGCCGAATGGCGTAACGCCGGCTGCTCGATGTGCCTCGGGATGAACCCGGACAAGCTCGTACCCGGCGAACGCTCGGTTTCGACCTCGAACCGCAACTTCGAAGGCCGTCAGGGCAAGGGCGGGCGCACGCATCTGGCCTCGCCGCTGGTCGCCGCCGCCACCGCCATCCGTGGCACGATTTCCAGCCCCGCCGACCTGTAA
- a CDS encoding AarF/UbiB family protein encodes MADTVRNAALKGSHAQKAVANGDDETKISESAAMDADMIKNEATSRGADSHDSGSRVADSNAGEPDKAFEGGNAGKSENTGDVESVDNAGDTENSDNDTAENNEFSLFGRRRETFAQRYHLTRRGKAKRLGQIMHIMGQFDITKGLTPRKMRLMLEALGPTFVKVGQILSMRSEILPQQYCDELAKLRADADPMPYQTVVETLEQEYGRPVDEIFADINPKPLGSASLAQVHRATLVTGEDVAVKVQRPGVRQTMAQDVSIMRSIAKAATKFMGSSMQVVDLGGVVEELWDTFEDETDFLKEAQHLAEFKRFCEPYRYMDCPKPYMDLCTQHVVVMDYIDGISLNHTGKLIQEGYDLKEIGTKLVDNYAAQILDNGFFHADPHPGNIIISDGKIVLIDLGMVGRLDRKTRGLLRQMIFAVGKQDSPALADGLLRFADVQPDSEDYPHLLRDLDVIVEEYGKVDLADLNIAEFAMALTNLAQRHGIEVPSTITTMSRALVTLEGLLDEFIPDVNMIQIITDHATTSKRLDEVAQDELKSLGIEGNKALHGSLDALAESKIAMRMLTRGQMRLNMEIVGSEEPLKQISDMTNRLTMALIVVGLFVGSSIVYYAGMKPIVFGIPVVGFMGYVVAFILGAWIVFDIYFKGRKAKKAAKNK; translated from the coding sequence ATGGCCGATACAGTGCGCAATGCCGCTCTGAAGGGCAGTCATGCCCAAAAAGCTGTGGCAAACGGTGACGATGAAACGAAAATCTCCGAAAGCGCGGCTATGGATGCGGACATGATAAAAAACGAAGCAACATCGCGCGGTGCGGATTCGCATGATTCCGGTTCACGAGTCGCCGATTCAAACGCGGGTGAACCCGATAAGGCTTTCGAAGGCGGCAATGCCGGGAAGTCCGAAAATACCGGTGACGTCGAAAGTGTCGATAACGCCGGCGACACCGAAAACTCCGACAACGATACCGCGGAAAACAACGAATTCAGCCTGTTCGGGCGGCGTCGCGAGACGTTTGCGCAGCGCTACCACCTGACCCGACGTGGCAAGGCCAAACGCCTTGGCCAGATTATGCACATCATGGGCCAGTTCGACATCACCAAGGGGCTTACCCCCCGCAAGATGCGGCTGATGCTGGAAGCGCTCGGACCCACCTTCGTCAAAGTCGGCCAGATACTGTCGATGCGTTCGGAGATTCTGCCGCAGCAGTATTGCGACGAGCTGGCGAAGCTGCGTGCGGATGCTGATCCGATGCCCTACCAGACCGTTGTCGAAACGTTGGAGCAGGAATACGGACGGCCTGTGGATGAGATTTTCGCGGACATCAACCCAAAGCCGTTGGGTTCCGCTTCGTTGGCTCAAGTGCATCGCGCGACGTTGGTCACCGGCGAGGACGTGGCCGTGAAGGTGCAGCGACCGGGCGTACGACAGACAATGGCACAGGACGTCTCCATCATGCGTTCAATCGCCAAGGCGGCCACGAAATTCATGGGTTCCAGCATGCAGGTGGTCGATCTTGGCGGCGTGGTCGAGGAGCTGTGGGACACCTTTGAGGACGAGACGGACTTTCTGAAGGAAGCCCAACATCTTGCGGAATTCAAGCGTTTCTGCGAACCATACCGCTATATGGACTGTCCGAAACCGTATATGGACCTGTGCACCCAGCACGTCGTGGTAATGGATTATATCGACGGCATTTCGCTTAACCACACGGGAAAGCTGATCCAGGAAGGCTACGACCTCAAGGAGATCGGCACCAAGCTGGTCGACAACTATGCCGCGCAGATCCTCGACAACGGCTTCTTCCATGCTGACCCGCATCCCGGCAATATCATCATCTCCGACGGCAAGATCGTGTTGATTGATTTGGGCATGGTCGGTCGTCTCGATCGCAAGACCCGCGGGTTGCTGCGGCAGATGATTTTCGCGGTCGGCAAGCAGGATTCACCGGCGCTCGCCGACGGGCTGCTGCGATTCGCAGATGTCCAGCCAGATTCCGAGGATTATCCGCATCTTTTACGGGATCTCGACGTGATTGTGGAGGAATATGGCAAGGTCGACCTGGCCGACCTCAACATCGCCGAGTTCGCGATGGCGCTGACCAACCTCGCGCAGCGTCACGGCATCGAGGTTCCTTCGACCATCACCACCATGAGCCGCGCCTTGGTCACGCTGGAAGGCCTGCTCGACGAATTCATTCCCGATGTCAACATGATCCAGATCATCACCGACCATGCCACCACCAGCAAACGTCTGGATGAGGTCGCCCAGGATGAGCTCAAATCGCTTGGCATCGAGGGCAACAAAGCGCTGCATGGCTCGCTCGACGCGCTGGCGGAAAGCAAGATCGCCATGCGCATGCTGACACGTGGCCAGATGCGGCTGAACATGGAGATCGTCGGCAGCGAAGAGCCGCTGAAACAGATTTCCGACATGACCAATCGCCTGACGATGGCGCTGATTGTGGTCGGCTTGTTCGTCGGCTCGTCCATCGTGTATTACGCTGGTATGAAGCCCATCGTCTTCGGCATCCCCGTGGTCGGCTTCATGGGCTACGTCGTCGCGTTCATCCTCGGCGCGTGGATCGTCTTCGATATCTACTTCAAGGGTCGCAAAGCCAAGAAAGCCGCCAAAAACAAATAG
- a CDS encoding glutamine amidotransferase, translating into MSIYPKDMNIYGDWGNVLTVRRRLALYGYEPVIHTYNQGDPWPEHVDMILGGGGQDNGQKKISEDFFKRADILRTLVEEDVPMLMICGMYQLFGEYFETIDGTRLDGIGIFGVYTEGRETRMIGNLLEHSDQFGDVIGYENHSGQTFLREGVTPFGHVDHEGWGNNGQDHTEGARVHNVIGTYMHGPLLPKNPEVSDFLIRAAVVHRYGEFEPKQTQTQKAELAHIGELADNARHVAAIRPR; encoded by the coding sequence ATGTCCATTTATCCCAAGGATATGAACATTTATGGCGACTGGGGCAATGTTCTCACCGTCAGGCGCCGGCTTGCGCTATACGGCTATGAGCCGGTCATCCACACCTACAACCAAGGCGACCCGTGGCCGGAACATGTCGACATGATCCTCGGTGGTGGCGGTCAGGACAACGGTCAGAAAAAGATTTCCGAGGACTTCTTCAAGCGGGCGGACATCCTGCGAACGCTTGTCGAAGAGGATGTGCCGATGCTGATGATCTGCGGCATGTACCAGCTTTTCGGCGAGTATTTCGAGACCATTGACGGCACCAGGCTTGACGGCATCGGCATTTTCGGCGTCTACACCGAGGGCCGCGAAACCCGTATGATCGGCAATTTGCTGGAACATTCCGACCAGTTCGGTGACGTCATCGGCTACGAGAACCATTCCGGACAGACCTTTCTGCGCGAAGGCGTGACACCGTTCGGCCACGTCGATCACGAGGGCTGGGGTAACAACGGCCAGGACCACACGGAAGGCGCCCGCGTCCACAACGTCATCGGCACCTACATGCACGGCCCGTTGCTGCCCAAGAACCCAGAGGTTTCGGACTTTTTGATCCGTGCCGCCGTCGTTCACAGATACGGTGAATTTGAGCCAAAGCAGACGCAAACGCAGAAGGCCGAGCTCGCCCACATCGGCGAGCTTGCCGACAACGCCCGCCATGTCGCTGCCATACGTCCGAGGTGA
- the upp gene encoding uracil phosphoribosyltransferase, translated as MQLQVLDHPLVEHKLTVLRDKNTPSNIFRELVSELVTLEAYEATRNLTVVDKDIETPICKMTGKYLASPRPMVVPILRAGLGMLDGMTKLLPTAEVGFLGMRRDEDTLDIITYANRLPEDLTGRQVFLLDPMLATGGTTIAATHYLIERGAKDITSINIIAAPEGLKRVEETLDPSINLKVVVCGVDDHLNEHGYIVPGLGDAGDRLYGLID; from the coding sequence ATGCAACTTCAAGTTTTGGATCACCCGCTGGTCGAACACAAGCTCACCGTTCTGCGGGACAAGAACACACCTTCCAACATCTTCCGCGAGCTCGTCAGCGAGCTCGTCACCCTCGAGGCTTATGAAGCGACGCGAAACCTCACCGTGGTCGACAAGGACATCGAAACCCCGATCTGCAAGATGACCGGCAAGTACCTTGCTTCCCCGCGCCCCATGGTGGTGCCGATCCTGCGCGCTGGCCTCGGCATGCTTGACGGTATGACCAAGCTCCTGCCGACCGCCGAAGTCGGCTTCCTGGGAATGCGCCGTGACGAAGATACGCTTGACATCATCACCTACGCGAACCGTCTGCCTGAGGATCTGACCGGCCGTCAGGTCTTCCTCCTGGACCCGATGCTCGCCACCGGCGGCACTACGATTGCAGCGACCCATTACCTGATCGAGCGCGGCGCGAAGGACATCACCTCCATCAACATCATCGCCGCGCCCGAAGGCCTGAAGCGCGTCGAAGAGACCCTCGACCCGAGCATCAACCTCAAAGTCGTGGTCTGCGGCGTCGATGACCACTTGAACGAGCACGGCTACATCGTTCCCGGCCTCGGTGATGCCGGCGACCGCCTTTACGGTCTCATCGACTGA
- a CDS encoding Mur ligase family protein, which produces MGTQNNTGATGRANGKKPNTASVASTPHAPWNAFATPTIGKTVRGLSRLLHHGGSAFPGEVIEKIDPGFLARTLGQLRYGVVLVSGTNGKTTTTRMIASILKDLNLKVFTNPTGSNFTRGVVSALLTQVSASGKLDADIAVLELDEAYAVHFVHQVKPRYALLLNVMRDQLDRFGEIDNTARLLSKVAEATTGTVILNREDRRIAALADVVPEGTQVRYFGLSDELRKLFPSDDDMHAGDLSVAEQAAKKVEGVNTALASAVAPATVGHAGSDASKKTSGVVADSADQDGTSKHVTEKSATTKAADNQADLVNSHDIFDSEGNRIIPKLDARETVSASSAMVDSLDSKRHADVVLNRVGDHEAEFVMDDAEFETKVQLEGVYNLFNAAAALTVVRAVTEHVENADTTLPRARDEVLMQALSHVTPAFGRGEVITVGKAPVELLLVKNPMGFRMSLASFAPAGHDTMIVINDEYADGRDMSWLWDVDFTSLRSTGVRMVSGVRAWDMALRLEYEGVKVAQTDTNLEEAVRKFVTADPDVPKHIYCTYTAMLKVRSELGKYAKVTDAGVGK; this is translated from the coding sequence ATGGGTACTCAAAACAACACCGGCGCAACCGGGCGTGCCAACGGCAAGAAGCCCAACACCGCGAGCGTGGCCTCGACGCCGCACGCGCCTTGGAACGCGTTCGCCACGCCGACCATCGGCAAGACGGTCCGTGGACTTTCGCGTCTGCTCCACCATGGCGGCAGTGCGTTCCCCGGCGAAGTGATCGAGAAGATCGACCCTGGTTTTTTGGCGCGTACACTTGGGCAGTTGCGTTACGGTGTGGTACTGGTTTCCGGCACCAACGGCAAGACCACAACCACCCGCATGATCGCCTCAATCTTGAAGGATCTCAACCTCAAGGTATTCACCAACCCGACCGGCTCCAACTTCACACGCGGCGTGGTTTCGGCGTTGCTCACACAGGTCTCGGCTTCCGGTAAGCTGGATGCGGATATCGCGGTGCTGGAACTGGACGAGGCGTACGCCGTGCATTTTGTGCATCAGGTCAAGCCTCGTTATGCTTTGCTGCTCAACGTCATGCGCGACCAACTCGATCGGTTTGGGGAGATCGACAACACCGCGAGACTTTTGAGCAAAGTCGCGGAGGCGACAACCGGGACGGTGATTCTGAACCGGGAGGACCGGCGGATCGCGGCGCTCGCGGATGTGGTGCCGGAGGGTACGCAGGTGCGCTACTTCGGCCTTTCCGATGAATTGCGCAAGCTGTTCCCCTCCGACGATGATATGCACGCCGGCGACCTGTCGGTCGCAGAGCAAGCCGCGAAAAAGGTGGAAGGCGTCAATACCGCCTTGGCCAGTGCCGTCGCGCCTGCAACCGTTGGACATGCTGGCAGTGACGCAAGTAAGAAAACTTCCGGTGTCGTGGCTGATTCGGCGGACCAAGACGGGACTTCTAAACATGTGACCGAAAAGTCGGCAACGACGAAAGCGGCGGATAACCAGGCCGATCTTGTGAACTCGCACGACATATTCGATTCCGAAGGCAACAGGATCATTCCCAAACTCGACGCGCGGGAGACGGTTTCCGCTTCCTCGGCCATGGTGGATTCGTTGGATTCCAAACGCCATGCGGACGTGGTGCTCAATCGTGTTGGCGATCACGAGGCCGAATTCGTGATGGACGATGCCGAATTCGAAACGAAAGTCCAGCTCGAGGGCGTCTACAACCTGTTCAACGCGGCTGCGGCGCTCACGGTGGTTCGTGCGGTGACCGAACACGTCGAGAATGCCGACACCACCCTGCCTAGGGCGCGTGATGAGGTGCTGATGCAGGCGCTTTCGCATGTCACCCCGGCGTTCGGCCGTGGCGAGGTCATCACCGTCGGCAAGGCGCCGGTCGAACTGCTGTTGGTCAAGAATCCGATGGGATTCAGGATGTCGCTGGCAAGCTTCGCGCCCGCTGGTCACGATACGATGATTGTCATTAATGACGAATATGCCGACGGGCGCGATATGAGCTGGCTGTGGGACGTCGACTTCACGTCGTTGCGTAGCACAGGCGTCAGGATGGTTTCCGGCGTGCGTGCGTGGGATATGGCCTTGCGGTTGGAATACGAGGGTGTCAAGGTCGCGCAGACCGACACGAATCTCGAAGAGGCCGTCCGCAAGTTCGTCACCGCCGACCCCGACGTGCCCAAACACATTTATTGCACCTATACCGCCATGCTTAAGGTGCGCTCGGAACTCGGCAAATACGCCAAAGTCACTGACGCCGGGGTGGGGAAGTAA
- the leuD gene encoding 3-isopropylmalate dehydratase small subunit: MEKLTQVTGVGVPLRRSNVDTDQIIPAVFLKRVTKTGFEDALFYAWRRDPDFILNKPEYQNKGKILVAGPDFGIGSSREHAVWALRDYGFRVIISPRFADIFYGNTAKNGVLAAIMPQESVELLWKLLEEEPGREMTVDLKERTVTCGDVTLPFEVNDYTRWRLMNGYDDIDLTLQHEDAIADYEKMRAKRFPFKPKTLPAKHGPEEPVKSARPVDDSSWAGPLKV; encoded by the coding sequence ATGGAGAAACTTACGCAGGTCACCGGCGTCGGCGTCCCGCTTCGGCGTTCGAACGTCGATACCGACCAGATCATTCCGGCCGTCTTTTTGAAGCGCGTCACCAAGACGGGCTTCGAGGACGCGCTGTTTTATGCGTGGCGACGCGACCCGGACTTCATCCTGAACAAGCCCGAGTACCAGAACAAAGGCAAGATCCTGGTCGCCGGCCCTGATTTCGGCATCGGCTCGTCGCGTGAGCATGCCGTGTGGGCGCTGCGCGATTATGGATTCCGTGTCATCATCAGCCCGCGATTTGCGGACATCTTCTATGGCAACACTGCCAAGAACGGCGTGCTGGCCGCCATCATGCCGCAGGAAAGCGTCGAACTGCTCTGGAAGCTGCTGGAAGAAGAACCTGGCCGCGAGATGACCGTCGATCTGAAGGAACGCACCGTGACCTGCGGCGACGTCACCCTGCCCTTCGAGGTCAACGATTACACGCGTTGGCGCCTGATGAACGGCTACGACGACATCGACCTGACGCTGCAGCACGAGGACGCCATCGCCGACTACGAAAAGATGCGCGCCAAGCGTTTCCCCTTCAAGCCCAAGACGCTGCCCGCCAAGCACGGCCCCGAAGAGCCGGTCAAGTCCGCTCGACCTGTGGATGATTCGTCGTGGGCGGGACCGTTAAAGGTTTAG